One stretch of Hymenobacter chitinivorans DSM 11115 DNA includes these proteins:
- a CDS encoding NUDIX hydrolase, whose amino-acid sequence MNVFINDIPLIIKKNSEKVYKHRYDLILNAEDEFSSKDLIGDVLVRDVTDPFIDRILRLMEVKKLKKLKSLTLLARKKKRLILHLKDQFRIVKAAGGLVVKDGMVLMIYRLGKWDLPKGKLKKDEDPGLGALREVEEECNIKVEMGEKLPSTWHSYAYNGNKILKKTNWYIMTCSDDSLMKPQAEEYIEEVRWMTPQEALAVLDEAYASIALVVRHYLGETSGKESTKESAKEK is encoded by the coding sequence ATGAACGTCTTCATCAACGATATTCCGCTGATCATCAAAAAGAACAGCGAGAAAGTATACAAGCACCGCTACGACCTGATTCTGAACGCGGAGGATGAGTTCAGCTCCAAAGATCTGATCGGCGACGTGCTCGTGCGCGACGTGACGGACCCCTTCATCGACCGGATTCTGCGGCTGATGGAAGTCAAGAAGCTCAAGAAGCTCAAGTCGCTGACGCTGCTGGCCCGCAAGAAAAAACGGCTGATTCTGCACCTCAAAGACCAGTTCCGCATCGTGAAGGCCGCCGGTGGCCTGGTGGTAAAGGACGGCATGGTGCTGATGATTTACCGTCTCGGCAAGTGGGATTTGCCCAAGGGCAAGCTCAAGAAAGACGAAGACCCCGGCCTGGGCGCCCTGCGCGAAGTGGAGGAAGAGTGCAACATCAAGGTGGAAATGGGCGAAAAGTTGCCCAGCACCTGGCACTCCTATGCCTACAACGGCAACAAAATCCTGAAAAAGACGAATTGGTACATCATGACCTGCTCCGACGACTCGTTGATGAAGCCTCAGGCCGAGGAATACATCGAGGAAGTACGCTGGATGACCCCCCAGGAAGCCCTGGCCGTGCTCGATGAAGCGTATGCTTCCATTGCGCTGGTCGTGCGGCACTACCTGGGCGAAACGTCCGGCAAGGAGTCGACCAAAGAATCAGCCAAGGAAAAATAA
- a CDS encoding metallophosphoesterase family protein has product MKKIGLLSDTHSYWDERILHHLTGCDEIWHAGDFGTAAVIEALETVAPLRGVYGNIDGRDVRQTQPLVQNFEIEGLRVLMTHIGGYPGHYSPAARPLLTQERPGLFISGHSHILKVMPDPKLGLLHLNPGAAGMHGFHKVRTMLRFEVANGKVQQLQAIELGLRGEMVKL; this is encoded by the coding sequence ATGAAAAAAATCGGTTTACTTTCTGACACCCACAGCTACTGGGATGAGCGCATCCTGCACCACCTCACGGGCTGCGACGAAATCTGGCATGCCGGCGACTTCGGCACCGCAGCCGTCATCGAGGCCCTGGAGACCGTAGCACCCCTACGCGGCGTGTACGGCAACATCGACGGCCGGGACGTGCGCCAGACCCAGCCTTTGGTGCAGAATTTCGAAATAGAGGGCCTGCGGGTGCTCATGACCCACATCGGCGGCTACCCGGGCCACTACTCCCCCGCCGCCCGCCCGCTGCTGACCCAGGAGCGGCCGGGCCTGTTTATTTCCGGCCACTCCCACATTCTCAAAGTCATGCCCGACCCCAAGCTGGGCCTACTCCACCTGAACCCCGGCGCGGCCGGCATGCACGGCTTCCACAAAGTGCGGACCATGCTGCGCTTCGAAGTGGCCAACGGCAAAGTGCAGCAGCTACAGGCCATTGAGCTGGGACTAAGAGGTGAGATGGTGAAATTGTGA
- the coaD gene encoding pantetheine-phosphate adenylyltransferase, producing MRIALFPGSFDPFTNGHLDVVRRGTQLFDEVIIAIGNNSSKSRYLPVEQMVSMIEGVFADEPRVRVQSYKGLTATFAKEVGAKFLLRGLRNTTDFEYENTIAQANRHMNPELETVFLITSPALAAISSTIIREIHRFGGNVDDFVPFPLPAYRAPAAS from the coding sequence ATGCGCATTGCTCTTTTTCCTGGCTCCTTTGACCCGTTTACCAATGGCCACCTCGACGTGGTGCGGCGCGGCACTCAGCTCTTCGATGAGGTCATCATTGCCATCGGCAACAACAGCAGCAAGTCGCGCTACCTGCCCGTGGAGCAGATGGTGAGCATGATTGAAGGTGTGTTTGCCGACGAGCCGCGGGTGCGGGTACAGTCCTACAAGGGGCTTACGGCCACGTTTGCCAAGGAAGTAGGCGCCAAATTCCTGCTCCGCGGCCTGCGCAACACCACCGACTTCGAGTACGAGAATACCATTGCCCAGGCCAACCGCCACATGAACCCCGAGCTGGAAACCGTGTTCCTGATTACATCCCCGGCTCTGGCGGCCATCAGCAGCACCATTATCCGCGAAATTCACCGCTTCGGCGGCAACGTGGACGACTTCGTGCCCTTCCCGCTACCCGCCTATCGGGCCCCGGCCGCCAGCTAG